DNA sequence from the Oncorhynchus clarkii lewisi isolate Uvic-CL-2024 chromosome 24, UVic_Ocla_1.0, whole genome shotgun sequence genome:
ACGGTATCAAGAAAATAACAACttgggtacaaaacccgacgcgcaccagtcaacatgtgcacaagcacttacaaacaaacaataTCACACAAAAACAtggggttaaatacacaacacgtaatgagggaatgaaaaccaggtgtgtgggaaaacaagacaaaacaaatggaaaatgaaaaatggatcggcgatggctagaagaccggtgacatcgaccgccgaacactgcccgaacaaggagaggaactgacttcggcagaagtcgtgacagtacccccctcttGATGCGTGGCTCGCCGACACCaacctcggggacgacccggagggcgaggcgcagggcgatccggacggagacggtggaactcccacAGCATTGAAGGGTTCAAtatgtcctccaccggaacccagcatctctcttccggaccatacccctcccagtccacgaggtactgaaggcgcCTAAcccgacgcctcgaatccagtatggaacgaacggagtacgccggggccccctcgatgtccagagggggcggaggaacctcccgcacctcagactcctggagcgggccagccaccatgtcggtaatcggggggaagctgtaacctgtaactcACCTCGTTCAGTCtgctcaggactttaaatggctcCATAAACCGCACACCCAGCTCCCGGCTGGGCAGGCAGAGGGGCAGGTTTCAGGTTGAGAGCCCGGTgcaaacaccggggcctcactgcggtgacagtCTGCACTGGCTTTCTGGCGCAGACGGCATCATGGGCGGCGTCTCATGTTTCCTCCGTGCCccggaaccagtcgtccaccgcaggagcctggTCTGATTCTGATACCAATGAGCCAGAACGActggtaccccagtacgcactgaaagggggagaggttagtggaggagtggcggagcgagttctgggccatctctgcccagggcacgaacgctgcccactcccccggccggtcctggcaataagacctcagaaacctacccacatcctgatttactctcttactctcccgttactctcggggtgaaaaccccagcctcggacgcgtccacctccactatgaaagCCAAAGAGgaatccggatgggccagcacggtaGCCGAGGTAAACCCTCAGGTGCCCTCAGGTGACAAAAGGTCCTGTCCGCCTtagccgaccactgcaaacgtaacggtccccccttcagcagtgaggtaatgggaacCGCTACCTGACCTAAACCCAGGATAAACCTccagtagtaattggcaaaccctagaaaTGGCTGCACCTCCTTCggcttcggcagaagtcgtgacagacagatagagaaagagagagaaaaaagagagagagaaagagagacttgtGCAGACAGCTGTCCCAGCAGATGCCCAGCGATGCTGGGGGAGATAGTCTGAGGCATTGGCTTGGCACAGGGATGTGGTCGCTCACCCACATGCCTGCTTCAAGGACTTTCAGCTTCCAGAGGGTCACAGCCCCAATCCTCGgcatacagacaggcaggcagggtccTAGTCTGAGGCTGTCAGCTGTCTGCAGGGGTCCTGGGTAGTGGAGGCTCCCACAGGACAGCTCTCGGAGGACCACAGAGGTCTTCTATTATGGCTGTGCTCATAACCACCTCAGCCTCAGTTATCTCACTACTCCGTCACTCTCCGCTGGTGTCCTTGGCTTTGTGCGTTAAGCCATGTGTTATGTGGAATTccgccacagacacagacaagccGTCACACACACCCCGTCACACgcacacaccgtcacacacacacacacacacacacacacacacacacacacacacacacacacacacacacacacacacacacacacacacattgaaccaATCAGGAACAACATCTGATCTTTTTACcacccaagccccccccccccgcgccacacacacacacacacaataacctcAGTCCAACATACCCTTTTAATTTAGTCAGCTCAAATATTTCTTCAATAAATATTTGATGAAGGAAGATGTTTTGTCAATTCATTACTCAGCATAGTAATATGTGTTCATTAGTCTAGTTCTGAGGTCTAGTGTTTAATATTCTTTGTTTACAGTGGAAGGTCacgtaggagggggggggggggggggctatgaaTATGGAGATAGTGGCCTTCACTCATGCCTGTGCTGTGCTCAGATACTCTTCTAATATATTCCACACACATCCCCCACCTTCCTCCTGTTCCCTATCTTTCATTAAAACAATTAAAGTCATTTAAGTAACATGCATACATTGAAATGATTGACAGAGAGATTTCACCGCCTTTCCCTGGCTCTCAGCCCTGGCTGTTTGGTTTCAGGTTGTATGGTTAACAAAACCCCCTGGCTACAGctcccagcccccagcccccagccccctgCCCCCATCCTCTAGCCCCCATCTTCCAGCCCCCATCCTCCAGCCCCCATCCTCCAGTCCCCAGCTCCCAGCCCCCATCCTCCAGCCCCATCCTCCAGTCCCCAGCTCCCATCCTCCAGCCCCCAGCTCCCATCCTCCAGCCCCCATCCTCCAGTCCCCAGCTCCCAGCCCCCATCTTCCAGCCCCATCCTCCAGTCCCCAGctcccagcccccagcccccatCCTCCAGCCCCCATCCTCCAGCACCCATCTTCCAGACCCATCCTCCAGTCTCCAGCTCCCAGCTCTCAGCCACCATCCTCCAGCCCCCAGCTCCCATCTTCCAGCCCCATCCGCCAGTCCCCAGCTCCCAGctcccagcccccagcccccatCCTCTAGCCCCCATCCTCCATACCCCAGCTCCCAGCCCCCATCCTCCAGCCCCCGGCTCCTAGCCCCCATCATCCAGCCCTCATCATCCAGCTTCCAgctccagcccccagcccccatcctccagctcccagcCCCCATCCTCCAGTCCCCAGCTCCCAGCCCCCATCTTCCAGTCTCCAGATCCCAGCTCCCAGCCCCCATCTTCCAGCCCCATCCTCCAGTCCCCAGCTCCCATCCCCCAGCCCCCATCCTCCAGCCCCCGGCTCCTAGCCCCCATCATCCAGCCCTCATCATCCAGCTTCCAgctccagcccccagcccccatcctccagctcccagcccccatcctccagatcccaacccccactccccagcccccatcctccagtccccagctcccagcccccagcccccatcccccaGCTCTCAGCCACCATCCTCCAGTCCCCAGATCACAGCTCTCAGCCACCATCCTCCAGTCCCCAGATCCCAGCTCTCAGCCACCATCCTCCAGTCCCCAGATCCCAGCTCTCAGCCACCATCCTCCAGTCTCCAGATCCCAGCTCCCAGCCACCATCTTCCAGCCCCATCCTCCAGTCCCCAGCTCCCATCCTCCAGCCCCCATCCTCCAGTCCCCAGCTCCCAGCCACCATCTTCCAGCCCCCATCCTCCAGTCCCCAGCTCCCAGCCCTATCCTCCAGTCCCCAGCTCCCAGTCCCCAGCTCCCAGCCCCCATCATCCAGCCCCCATCCTCCAGTCCCCAGCTCCCAGCCCCCATCTTCCAGCCCCATCCTCCAGTCTCCAGCTCCCAGCCACCATCCTCCAGCCCCCAGCTCCCATCTTCCAGCCCCATCCTCCAGTCCCCAGCTCCCAGCCCCCATCTTCCAGCCCCATCCTCAAAACCCCCTGGCTACAGctcccagcccccagccccctgCCCCCATCCTCTAGCCCCCATCTTCCAGCCCCCATCCTCCAGCCCCCATCCTCCAGTCCCCAGCTCCCAGCCCCCATCCTCCAGCCCCATCCTCCAGTCCCCAGCTCCCATCCTCCAGCCCCCAGCTCCCATCCTCCAGCCCCCATCCTCCAGTCCCCAGCTCCCAGCCCCCATCTTCCAGCCCCATCCTCCAGTCCCCAGctcccagcccccagcccccatCCTCCAGCCCCCATCCTCCAGCACCCATCTTCCAGACCCATCCTCCAGTCTCCAGCTCCCAGCTCTCAGCCACCATCCTCCAGCCCCCAGCTCCCATCTTCCAGCCCCATCCTCCAGTCCCCAGCTCCCAGctcccagcccccagcccccatCCTCTAGCCCCCATCCTCCATACCCCAGCTCCCAGCCCCCATCCTCCAGCCCCCGGCTCCTAGCCCCCATCATCCAGCCCTCATCATCCAGCTTCCAgctccagcccccagcccccatcctccagctcccagcCCCCATCCTCCAGTCCCCAGCTCCCTGCACCCATCGTCCAGTCTCCAGATCCCAGCTCCCAGCCCCCATCTTCCAGCCCCATCCTCCAGTCCCCAGCTCCCAGCCCCCAGCCTCCAGCCCCCGGCTCCTAGCCCCCATCATCCAGCCCTCATCATCCAGCTTCCAgctccagcccccagcccccatcctccagctcccagcccccatcctccagatcccaacccccactccccagcccccatcctccagtccccagctcccagcccccagcccccatcccccaGCTCTCAGCCACCATCCTCCAGTCCCCAGATCACAGCTCTCAGCCACCATCCTCCAGTCCCCAGATCCCAGCTCTCAGCCACCATCCTCCAGTCCCCAGATCCCAGCTCTCAGCCACCATCCTCCAGTCTCCAGATCCCAGCTCCCAGCCACCATCTTCCAGCCCCATCCTCCAGTCCCCAGCTCCCATCCTCCAGCCCCCATCCTCCAGTCCCCAGCTCCCAGCCACCATCTTCCAGCCCCCATCCTCCAGTCCCCAGCTCCCAGCCCTATCCTCCAGTCCCCAGCTCCCAGTCCCCAGCTCCCAGCCCCCATCCTCCAGCCCCCATCCTCCAGTCCCCAGCTCCCAGCCCCCATCTTCCAGCCCCATCCTCCAGTCTCCAGCTCCCAGCCACCATCCTCCAGCCCCCAGCTCCCATCTTCCAGCCCCATCCTCCAGTCCCCAGCTCCCAGCCCCCATCCTCTAGCCCTCATCCTCTATACCCCAGCTCCCAGCCCTCATCCTCTATACCCCAGCTCCCAGCCCCCATCCTCCAGCCCCCAGCTCCCATCCTCCAGCCCCCATCCTCCAGTCCCCAGCCCCCATCTTCCAGCCCCATCCTCCAGTCCCCAGctcccagcccccagcccccatCCTCCAGCCCCCATCCTCCAGCCCCCATCTTCCAGCCCCATCCTCCAGTCTCCAGCTCCCAGCTCTCAGCCACCATCCTCCAGCCCCCAGCTCCCATCTTCCAGCCCCATCCTCCAGTCCCCAGCTCCCAGCTCCCATTCCCCAGCCCCCATCCTCTAGCCCCCATCCTCCATACCCCAGCTCCCAGCCCCCATCCTCCAGCCCCCGGCTCCTAGCCCCCATCATCCAGCCCTCATCATCCAGctcccagctccagtccccagcccccatcctccagctcccagcccccatcctccagctcccaaCCCCCACTCCCCAGCCCCCATCCTCCAGTCCCCAGCTCCCATCCTCCAGCCCCCATCCTCCAGTCCCCAGCTCCCAGCCCCCATCTTCCAGCCCCATCCTCCAGTCTCCAGATCCCAGCTCCCAGCCCCCATCTTCCAGCCCCATCCTCCAGTCTCCAGTCCCCAGCTCCCAGCCCCCATCTTCCAGCCACCATCCTCCAGTCCCCAGATCCCAGCTCTCAGCCACCATCCTCCAGTCCCCAGATCCCAGCTCTCAGCCACCATCCTCCAGTCCCCAGATCCCAGCTCTCAGCCACCATCCTCCAGTCCCCAGATCCCAGCTCTCAGCCACCATCCTCCAGTCCCCAGATCCCAGCTCTCAGCCACCATGTTCCAGTCCCCAGATCCCAGCTCTCAGCCACCATCCTCCAGTCCCCAGATCCCAGCTCTCAGCCACCATCCTCCAGTCTCCAGATCCCAGCTCCCAGCCAccatgttccagccccatccTCCAGTCCCCAGCTCCCATCCTCCAGTCCCCAGCTCCCAGCCCCCATCTTCCAGCCCCATCCTCCAGTCTCCAGATCCCAGCCACCATCATCCAGCCCCCATCCTCCAGTCCCCAGCTCCCAGCCCCCATCTTCCAGCCCCATCCTCCAGTCTCCAGCTCCCAGCCACCATCCTCCAGCCCCCAGCTCCCATCTTCCAGCCCCATCCTCCAGTCCCCAGCTCCCAGCCCCCATCctctagccctcatcctccatacCCAAGCTCCCAGCCCCCATCCTCCAGCCCCCAGCTCCTAGCCCCCATCATCCAGCCTTCATCATCCAGCTCCCAGCTCCATCCCCCAGCTCCCAGCCCCCAGCTCCCATCTTCCAGCTCCCATCCTCTAGCTCCCAGCTCCCATCCTCCAGTCCCCAGATCCCAGCTCTCAGCCACCATCCTCCAGTCCCCAGATCCCAGCTCTCAGCCACCATCCTCCAGTCTCCAGATCCCAGCTCCCAGCCAccatgttccagccccatccTCCAGTCCCCAGCTCACATCCTCCAGACCCCATCCTCCAGTCCCCAGCTCCCAGCCCCCATCTTCCAGCCCCATCCTCCAGTCTCCAGATCCCAGCCACCATCATCCAGCCCCCATCCTCCAGTCCCCAGCTCCCAGCCCCCATCTTCCAGCCCCATCCTCCAGTCTCCAGCTCCCAGCCACCATCCTCCAGCCCCCAGCTCCCATCTTCCAGCCCCATCCTCCAGTCCCAGCTCCCAGCCCCCATCCTCTAGCCCCCATCCTCCAGTCCCCAGCTCCTAGCCCCCATCATCCAGCCTTCATCATCCAGCTCCCAGCTCCAGCCCCCAGCTCCCAGCCCCCAGCTCCCATCTTCCAGCTCCCATCCTCTAGCTCCcagctcccatcctccagctcccagaTCCCAGTCCCTAgcccccatcctccagctcccagcCCCCACTCCCcagctcccatcctccagcttccAGTCCCCAGCCCCCATCCTCCAGTTCCCATTCTCCAGCTCCCAGACCCCAGCTCCCAGACCCCAGCTCCCAGACCCCAGCCCCCAACTCCCAGCTCCCAGGCCCCAGCCCCCATCCTCCAGTTCCCATTCTCCAGCTCCCAGACCCCAGCTCCCAGACCCCAGCTCCcagctcccatcctccagctcccagcTCCCAGTCCCTAgcccccatcctccagctcccagcCCCCACTCCCcagctcccatcctccagcttccAGTCCCCAGCCCCCATCCTCCAGTTCCCATTCTCCAGCTCCCAGACCCCAGCTCCCAGACCCCAGCTCCCAGACCCCAGCCCCCAACTCCCAGCTCCCAGGCCCCAACCctacacttagaaaaaagggttccaaaagggttcttcagcttccccataggagaaccctttttggttccaggtagaactattttgggttccatgtataacCCACTGAggaaagagttctacatggaacccaaaagggttcaacCTGGTTCTTCAAAtagttttcctatggggacaaggaaggaacccttttaggttctagataaccCCAGCTCCATTCCCTGCCCCGCCTTAGCCCCAGCTCATTTCTCCCTGTTTGTAGATGTGTGCCTGATTACAATAACACACAACACTTCCTGACTCAGAGAAACCAGGGTATGATGGAGAAACgacaggagaggggaagggagaaggggTTTGAccgaggaggagatggaggaggagagatggcggCTCCTACTGGGACTGGTGCTTGGCGTTTGCTGTGGTTGAAAGGAGGAAATGGGTGGTCTATATTAGGGGAGGGGGTCTTGGCTGTGCCCCCCAGCATTTGGCACAAAGGGCCTGATATTATGCATGCTGGCAGGGTCTCAGGGCATCCAGGGAGAGCAGAGCTTGTCCTGCTAATGAAACGCATGCTACCGTTTACACACCGGGTTCCCTTTAACTTTTAATTGCATTTGGCTTTTACACTCAAGCCATCCCAAACCTCCAATTTCAATTATTCTACTCTCCTACCCCATTCTCATCAGATTATCTCTCTACTGCCTCTATATGACTAGACGGAAACACAGCAGATACACCAAACAGCAATGTAATTGTAGACTATAGTTTGCTCTTACCAAGGAAATATTAATATAATAATGACATGTGAATGTGTGAATGTAACGGTATATGTTTAAAATAGTGAAAGTGAAAGGTCTTTAATTAGTgcagacatactgtatgtgtccCAGGAGCCTCCGACTGATCCAGGTCCCCTGATGGAACAGTGGTGCCTCAGCCTCTTTGTTACCCTCCTCtcgccccttctctcctcccctctctcccctcctctctcccctcctatctcctctctcctctcctctctcccctcccctctctactcctctcgccccttctctctcctctcccctcctctctctactcctcacgcccttctctctcatctctcctctctcccctcctctttccccttctctctcctttcctttatcccctcccctttcccctcctctctcccctcctctctctactcctctctcccctccaatctccttcatctctcccctcctttgtccactcctccatctccctcctcctctcttccctcctctatcaccctcctctctcccctcctctctcccctcctctctcctctctcccctcccatctccttcctctctcccctcctttctcccctcctctctcttttatcaccctcctctctcctctcctctatctcctcctctcttccctcttatatttccctcttctctcccctcatctctcccctcctttcttccatcctctctcccctcctttatcTCCCTCGTCTATCGCCCTCCtctatatcctcctctctccccttataGGTTGATGTAACTGGGAGAGATGGCTAATATAATGAATTCAGGTGATGTGGTTTATATTAACGCttctatattattctatattaacGCTTAATGCACAATCACTTGCTAAAAATCTATAAATAAATCAATACTATTAAAGTTCTTTCATAAACATACTATTTTtctcattgctctaaacaggccCAGTTCTAGATGATGATTGAATGCCAGAAACTGACAGCTAGCAATAGACAATCTACTGCTGACCGCTACTGCTTTGTTTGCCTGCAGAGGAAAGGGAATTCTCTTCTGTTGGTTGTTATAGGCCATGACATTTAGAAGGCAGTGGcagtattttaaaaatacctaTTTGTATAAAAATAATTTTCATGCTCGTGGATTTTTTTATGTAGATATATTTCAAATTTAACTTCTGACACTTTTATGAAAAATCAAAATCATCCTGACACTTATTAAAACAAACAATTTCACAACGCAAATACTCATGAAAGGTTTTGTGAAGATATGCACTATCCATGGTCCTGATTTGTCAAAAGCTGTTGTGGTGCTGAACAGATAGCGCAGCGTTCTACAATACATGTTGAAGTGGGCCTTATTGACCTTATTGACTCTCATGCCTTGACTCTCACCAGACAGACATCCACTAGTAACTGAAGATCAATAGAGTTCTCATGCAGCTTCAAACATAGATTATCTCCATTGAAATTGAATTAGTTCCTAAATATGCTCAGTGTAACATAAATATTGTGGTAAAGTCATCAAAGATTGAAATTATCTATGCTACACTTATTCCAAGGATCAATTTTAAACGGTGTAATTTGCTATTGATGTCATTGATTCATTTGTCTGAGTCcaattagacagtagacaccccTTTGTACATGTGACACACCACAGGATGAGTCTCAGGAACAATCCACTTTCCACATTCATTTCTCTGATCTTGGTCGGGAACATTAATTATAATGCCCCCTTGAGTTATATGGTAGATATTGGAAATGCatgtacagttgatatacagttggTTACCGGAGAGACTGAAGATACTTCTCGAGGATATAACATAATTCAACCCCCACTCCCCCGTAAGCTAAACTAAAAATACAAGTTGTGTGTaactaatatacagtgcattcagaaagtattcagaccccttgacttattccacattttgttacgctacggccttattctaaaatgtattaaattgtttttttccctcatcaatctacacacaataccccataacgacaaagcaataacaggtttttgctaataaaaaaaaatggaaatatcacatttacataaaaaacatttaaagaccatttactcaatactttgttgaagcaccgttggcagtgattacagcattgagtcttcttgagtatgacactacaagcttggcacacctgtatttggggagtttctcccattgttctctgcagatcctctcaagctctgtcaggttggagggggagagtcgctgcacaacta
Encoded proteins:
- the LOC139382635 gene encoding proline-rich protein 36-like, whose protein sequence is MSVIGGKLRHHGRRLMFPPCPGTSRPPQEPGLILIPMSQNDWYPTSDASTSTMKAKEESGWASTVAEVNPQVPSAPSPQPPAPCPHPLAPIFQPPSSSPHPPVPSSQPPSSSPILQSPAPILQPPAPILQPPSSSPQLPAPIFQPHPPVPSSQPPAPILQPPSSSTHLPDPSSSLQLPALSHHPPAPSSHLPAPSASPQLPAPSPQPPSSSPHPPYPSSQPPSSSPRLLAPIIQPSSSSFQLQPPAPILQLPAPILHSQPPSSSPILQSPAPIPQPPSSSPRLLAPIIQPSSSSFQLQPPAPILQLPAPILQIPTPTPQPPSSSPQLPAPSPHPPALSHHPPVPRSQLSATILQSPDPSSQPPSSSPQIPALSHHPPVSRSQLPATIFQPHPPVPSSHPPAPILQSPAPSHHLPAPILQSPAPSPILQSPAPSPQLPAPIIQPPSSSPQLPAPIFQPHPPVSSSQPPSSSPQLPSSSPILQSPAPSPHLPAPSSKPPGYSSQPPAPCPHPLAPIFQPPSSSPHPPVPSSQPPSSSPILQSPAPILQPPAPILQPPSSSPQLPAPIFQPHPPVPSSQPPAPILQPPSSSTHLPDPSSSLQLPALSHHPPAPSSHLPAPSSSPQLPAPSPQPPSSSPHPPYPSSQPPSSSPRLLAPIIQPSSSSFQLQPPAPILQLPAPILQSPAPCTHRPVSRSQLPAPIFQPHPPVPSSQPPASSPRLLAPIIQPSSSSFQLQPPAPILQLPAPILQIPTPTPQPPSSSPQLPAPSPHPPALSHHPPVPRSQLSATILQSPDPSSQPPSSSPQIPALSHHPPVSRSQLPATIFQPHPPVPSSHPPAPILQSPAPSHHLPAPILQSPAPSPILQSPAPSPQLPAPILQPPSSSPQLPAPIFQPHPPVSSSQPPSSSPQLPSSSPILQSPAPSPHPLALILYTPAPSPHPLYPSSQPPSSSPQLPSSSPHPPVPSPHLPAPSSSPQLPAPSPHPPAPILQPPSSSPILQSPAPSSQPPSSSPQLPSSSPILQSPLPAPILQPPAPSPHHPALIIQLPAPVPSPHPPAPSPHPPAPNPHSPAPILQSPAPILQPPSSSPQLPAPIFQPHPPVSRSQLPAPIFQPHPPVSSPQLPAPIFQPPSSSPQIPALSHHPPVPRSQLSATILQSPDPSSQPPSSSPQIPALSHHPPVPRSQLSATMFQSPDPSSQPPSSSPQIPALSHHPPVSRSQLPATMFQPHPPVPSSHPPVPSSQPPSSSPILQSPDPSHHHPAPILQSPAPSPHLPAPSSSLQLPATILQPPAPIFQPHPPVPSSQPPSSSPHPPYPSSQPPSSSPQLLAPIIQPSSSSSQLHPPAPSPQLPSSSSHPLAPSSHPPVPRSQLSATILQSPDPSSQPPSSSLQIPAPSHHVPAPSSSPQLTSSRPHPPVPSSQPPSSSPILQSPDPSHHHPAPILQSPAPSPHLPAPSSSLQLPATILQPPAPIFQPHPPVPAPSPHPLAPILQSPAPSPHHPAFIIQLPAPAPSSQPPAPIFQLPSSSSQLPSSSSQIPVPSPHPPAPSPHSPAPILQLPVPSPHPPVPILQLPDPSSQTPAPRPQPPTPSSQAPAPILQFPFSSSQTPAPRPQLPAPILQLPAPSP